In the Armatimonadota bacterium genome, CGATCTTGCGGTCCTTGATGGCGTCTGCCGACGGCGCGGGCCCCAGGCGCTCCTTGCGGATGTCGCGGTCGGGGTTGAGGCCGGCGGCTTCGAGGATGCGCAGCGCCGTCAGCTCGGTGCCGCTGCCCGGCGGCCCGACCGAGACCGGCTTGCCCCGCAGGTCGGCGATGGTGTTGATGCCGGTCCCCTCGACGGTAACCAGGTGGTTGAAGTTGTTGTACAGCGGGGCCAGGGTGCGGATCGGCACGGGCGCGCCGCGGAAGGCCTCGAGTCCCTTGTAGGCATCGTAGGCCGTGTCGGCCAGCGTGAAGGCCAGGTCCGCGCGCTTGGCCTGGATCAGCCGCATGTTGTCGACCGACGCCGGGGTGACCTCGGCGGTGGCGGTGACACCGGGCAGCTCCTTGGAGATGAGCGAGGCCAGCCCGCCGCCCAGGGGGAAGTAGACGCCGCCCGTGGTGCCGGTCGCGATCGACAGCCGGACGGTGGGCCCGGCCGCCACGTGCGGCGCCAGGCTGCCCGCGAGGGCAATCAGCAGGACGGCCACGCCCAGTGCGCCTGCGAGCGTCCGAATCAACCGACATCCCTCCTTGTCGCGTGGCGTGATGTCCCGGTACTCATCGGCTCCAGGACCGTTTCTCCTGGATCGTTCGCACGCGCCGCCAGGTAACGTTCTCGCGGGACGGCGCGATCTCATTGTACCCGTCGGTGGCAGCCGCCACCACGGGGTGCCGCCAGGCCTCCGACACCACACCACGTGGCAGCCCCCGGTACCCGTCCGCGCCGGGGCCGCACGAGGCGCCGTGCACCTCGGCCGCCCATGGCCAGGGGCACGGCGCCGGGCTCCGTCATGCACCGGTACCCTCGGGGAGACGCCGCAGCCACGCCGACACGGCCTCGCCAAAGGCGCGAAACGCGCCTGGCGCGGTGTGCAGCGCCGATGCCACTTCCTTGAGATCGATCCGGACGTACTCGTGCACCAGCACGTTCCGAAGGCCGCCAGCGCCCCGCAGCCGGCCGTAGACCTCGTCAGGGAGGACGCCGCAGGCACGCAGCTCGGCGAGCAGTCCCTCGTACGTGTCGGGGGTCCGGCGGAACTGTGCCGCCAGGATGTGCTCGGCCACCTGGAAGACCAGGCCAAGGCCGGCCAGCAGCCCGCGTTCCACCGTCCAGCGCAGGCTGAGGTCGGCGGCCAGATCCTCGGCGGTGGCATGCCGGTACTTTTCCAGCTCGTCGGCGACACGCTCCAGTTCGACCAGGGCTTGGGCGATCAGGTCGCGGCGCAGGACCATCGGCACCATGCCTCCTGTAGCAGCGGTCAGGCGGATCCACCGCACCCTGTGGTCGCGGTAGCGGCCGTAGACCGCGCGCTCGTACGCCGCGGCCTCGTGCAGGCTGGCAGCCCAGAGGCGCCGCCCGGTGGTGACCACTTCCCACTGGAGCAACGGCGACGCCTGGCGCAGGTCCACCAGATCGAGACGGTCGGTGCCCAGCGCCGTGGAGAGGTCGGCGTAGGCGGCAGGGAAGGAGAATCCGCCGTCGGGCAGCACGGCCAGGTCGACGTCGCTGGCGGCTGTCGGATCCCGGACGATCGAACCGAACACGTACGCCAGGCGCACCGGATGCCGCCGCAACACGGCGGGGACCGCCTCCAGCCGGCGTCCGATGTCGGCCGGCAGGGGTTTCAGCCGCGCATGTCTCTCCTTCAGACCCATCGCGTTCCATCCCCTGGCAGCCGCGCCCTGGCCGGGCGAACGCGTGGCGGTCTGGACGTCTCCTCCCGCGGAACGCTGACGCCAGCGAGCCTCGCCGTGACGCTGCCGTGGTTCCATGGTACGACACGCGCACTGCCGGCGGGTAGCAGCGCAGGGCCGCCACCCACCGTGCGGGCGCCGGCCACCGGGCAGCGCCACCCACCGGATGGGCGCCACCCACCGGGTGGGCACCACCGACAGGGTGGGCACCGCACACCGGAGGGCCCTGGCATGGCCGAGGGCCTTGGCATGGCCGAGGGTCCTGGCATGGCGCGCACGCTGCCGGAAGGAATCCGCCGCCCCCTCTTGCCCGGGTTCAGATAGATCCGAAACACCCTGACCCTCTTGCCGGATACGCGCCGGGCCTCTACGCTGGGGGGGCAGACAACTGCACAGCACGCGGGAGCTCGGGGAGCCGGGCTGAGAGGGTGGCCGTCCCGCCACCGACCGTCTGAACCTGAGCTGGGTAATGCCAGCGGAGGGAGGGGATGCGTCAGAGCCGCCGGTTCGCCGGCGGCTCGTTGCGTGCGTTCGGGGGTGAGGCATGGCGACGACGCTTGCGCAGCAGACCGTCGATGCGGGGATCGCGCCCATCCCGGCCGAACGCCGGGCACTGG is a window encoding:
- a CDS encoding TAXI family TRAP transporter solute-binding subunit, giving the protein MIRTLAGALGVAVLLIALAGSLAPHVAAGPTVRLSIATGTTGGVYFPLGGGLASLISKELPGVTATAEVTPASVDNMRLIQAKRADLAFTLADTAYDAYKGLEAFRGAPVPIRTLAPLYNNFNHLVTVEGTGINTIADLRGKPVSVGPPGSGTELTALRILEAAGLNPDRDIRKERLGPAPSADAIKDRKIVAFFWSGGLPTPSVLDLAVSPGVRIKLVPLDGVLPAMQKKWGNLYFRAVIQKEFYPGMAADAPTIGVANLLVVHQDFSDDLAYRITKLLFEKRDELARVHKEAANITLIGVAGRSPVPFHPGAIRYFKERGVEGF
- a CDS encoding DUF86 domain-containing protein, encoding MGLKERHARLKPLPADIGRRLEAVPAVLRRHPVRLAYVFGSIVRDPTAASDVDLAVLPDGGFSFPAAYADLSTALGTDRLDLVDLRQASPLLQWEVVTTGRRLWAASLHEAAAYERAVYGRYRDHRVRWIRLTAATGGMVPMVLRRDLIAQALVELERVADELEKYRHATAEDLAADLSLRWTVERGLLAGLGLVFQVAEHILAAQFRRTPDTYEGLLAELRACGVLPDEVYGRLRGAGGLRNVLVHEYVRIDLKEVASALHTAPGAFRAFGEAVSAWLRRLPEGTGA